The nucleotide sequence tatgtaatgacaccttggagaccaagtttcggtccgattcgtttcatggtttggccaccagggggccaaacgttaaaagtgaaaatatgcaatatctcccttaatagtagtcgggaaattttgaaaaaaatatggtaggtacttctagcaaaggtgcatcatatatcgtccgggtttttgatttgacctccttttcaaggtcacagaggtcaaatggtgtaaattggtcgttaggatgtaacgatggcacgtttctaaactgcaatgactattgataccaaatttggtacacatttaccccttagtcaggtgatctcagggaccgaagtttggtccaatatgattcaccacttgaccaccagggggcaaagtccaaaaaccttaaaaatgggattattccttaacttcttgcccgattgccaccaatttgatatcatgggtacatctaaccaccatacagtatatgtcacacaggtttttaatttcaccttcttgtcaaggtcacagaggtcaaatggcgtaaattcgccgtcaggccgtaactatggcacgtttcttaactgcaatgactattgatcacaaattaagtacacatgtaccccttggtcaggtgatctcaggtaccgaagtttggtgcgatctgatttgccgtttggcctccagggagggggccaaatcctaaattcttcaaaaaacccattattcctagtaatgacttgcccgattggcactaattttatatcataggtacatctaattctaacaaccattcaatgtgtcacccgggtcttctttgatttgacctacttttcaaggtcacagaggtcgaatgtactgtaaattggccattttggggaaattgtaattgcttggacctacatcaaacctaacactacatgacacaataccatgctctttatccatctttcctccacatgaggtgagcacaatggccctggccatttcattacctCTTGATGAGGATTGCCCTGTCTGAAGCTTAGTGGCTGAAGCAGGAATGAACATGGGCAATTGCCCTTCTCGAGAGAGAGGATTGTTTTTCTCCTGAAATGGAGACCTGGGTTCTGTGATGGCCAGTACCCTTTTATGACATCGACATAGACTGAGTGAGTGTGGAAGGAGCTTGCTTCTTGTGTTTGGAGTTTGTTTTGAAGTTGTGGTTTAATGTTGCCAGCATAGCTATCAGCTATGGAGTACCCCCAAGGTTAACCCAGTGCATAAAGTAATAACAAATTGAGGTACATATCCATAGCTCATCTAAACTCTTTGGTTATCATGACCATTGTATCTGACCAGAGATGTTCTTGGCAGAGGTAGTTGTGTGAATCATTTCCTTTCTAACAGGTGTGTTATACGTGGATCAACTGCTTGCCTCAAGTGATGGCAGGCCATTTAGCTCAGCCCTGCTGGACAACCTTATACTCCTTACTGAATCTCCAAGTAACCTGGGGGCATTCTTCAGGACAACTTGCCCCAGGTGGATAGCCAGCTGTTTGATAGCTAAACACAATCATTTGGCCTGGTGTGGGGGAATATATTCAAGGGGAATGGTATTTTTACGGACACCTGGATGGGTGGAGCCGAATTTGATTTTACTCCAGTGACCATTTTGCCAACTTGCTAATCTGGTTTATTATCCCAATTTCTTTGTGCCTGAAATAGTTAGTTAATTTCATGATTTGTTTGCACTGTTTTCAAGAATTCATGGATCATCCTGAAATAATTTCAGCTGAGTCCATTATGAGCATTACAAGGTATATTAACCAGTTGTTCCAGTGTATCCCTTGTCGATTCCATCTCCGAATTGACAAGCTGCTGACAAGAACATACAACAGACTCTCTAATTAGCTACATAGCACATTTCTGACAAATATCTTTTAATCACCTTTGGTACTTCTTAGCATTTTCTGCATATGCCTTGTCTGATATGTAGCTAGTAGCATGTCAATCATAGTAGGGTACCTGCTATCTCTTCAGCTCAATTCTATCATGAGATTGCAGGAAGAAAAGCCTACTGGTGTAACATCAGGAATTAGGCTTGGTTTTCACTAAACTCACTGAAAAACCTTCGGTGATGTGATGATGAATCAAAAGAATTGGAAAGGCCTTGATGTTCTCCTACAGTGTATGTAAAAGTACCAGATTATgacctaaattggttgttttcattcaatttcacctctcaaAGGACAGCAGTATCAATTCCAAGggtatccttgatagagaggttctactctactgATACTCCTGTTGAAACGCGGTCAAAACACTTGCAGTCTCCTCTGGAGGAATTGATGAGAAAGAAGTTTCCAATGGGTCAAATGTGCATAAAAGTGTATTTCTGTGCACCCGGGAACATTGAACAGTGTTCAATATGTTACGAATGGGGAATTCTACGCCGGTGACTAAAGCACAGGTGGAAACCAATCAGACTGGTGGAAGGGAATTGGATAGGCCCCATAGTACTGATAGAGCACACCTGGGCGGTTGTGACATCATTAACGAAGTTGAGTAATTAACCATTGGTGTCTAATTGCCCGTTGTTGGGAGAGGTTTTATGATTAATTCAACAGATATGTTGGTTTGTGGAATAAAAAGACGTGAGGCTCTTCAATTTACCTATCCTCGAGGCTGTTCTACTATGATTCTCCCCCATCTCAACttatcatcaatcaatcaatgtatcacatttatatagcgcccttatcagtcttatattgggccgttcaaaggcgcttcaTCTTTGACAAAATTTTTGTGATGTATTCCCTTCCCATAGCCAGTCACTAGAAGGCTGTTCCTAAGCTCAGTCAGTTCTTCAAaatatgatcatgatgatagaTCTTGTAATATTCTACGTGCCTAGGCCTCCTATGCTTTCCACTTTGGCAGGCTACCAAGAGTAAAAGGCCTGAAGCAAGTCCTTAGTCAACAACTTCATGTATATTTACCGTGGTCAAGCAAGGCAGTGTGGTCCTGTCAGTTGATGGCAGCTCTAACATACCAGCTGCTGAAAGCATGTAAAAAGTCCTACATGCAGTAAGAAATTAGTCATTTGTGCATTCACTTGAAAGGTATCATAACCTTCGCTCAGCACTTATTTCTTGCCTGTTTCTTCTAATTGCAGTGTACTGCCAAGTACAATCGTTCCGTGTCAAACCCAATGATACTATCGTCGTGCAGGGACAaacaatcatcttaaaatgtgaagttgaaaatcaacAGGGAAGAGTGCAGTGGACCAAAGATGGATTTGCATTGGGTGAGTCAACAAGTTGTACCAATAAATTCCCCATCCTTAATCGGATCTAGAAATCTGAAAAAAGAGGGTGCAGCATTGAAATTAGTTGACCAAGTTGCTCATTTGACAAATGTGAACCGTCTCTGCCAAACAaggtgcatgtcgcacagaatatgagcctaaatgacaacAGGAGATAACGGAAGCTATTGATGTACTCAGTGAAAGGAATAACCCACTCGGTCcctctcaacctgccaagctcagagcgtcATGCACCTGGTTTTTCTGTGACTGGTCACAAATATCCTACTGAATGGAAAGAAGCAATTACAACTGCAGTGTCATATGTTTTAAAAGGCCTGACTTCAAATACATCTGTGGCTTTTTGGACCTCGGGGAACATCCTAGGGCTTTTGGAATTATGTCCTCTAAATATGAAATACTTCTCTGAAATTCCAGGTTTTTCACGTGATGTCCCTGGTTACTCAAGATACTCGATGGTAGGCGACGAGTCGCGAGGCGTTTACAACCTAAAGATTGTGAATGTTGCCCTCGGTGATGATGCGCTGTACGAGTGCCAGGTGGGACCCTCGTCCGGCCATCCTCCCATCAAGACCAGGGCGACTCTATCTGTTGCAGGTAATTGAATACCATGGGACCCAGATCCCTAACTCGGAGTACTCTAGAAAGTCCCTATCAACAATGCTCTTTGGGCAGACAAATCCTGCCCCTATTTAagaagtgtcctgattgcaTTGGTCAAATTCAACGGAAGcgaccaatttgagaccatAATTTATTTCAAGAGTTTGCAAGAATGAAATAGATTTCGGCTTcaaagagagaaaaaacaccCTGATATTTTCACGaatattgattttcaaattaTTCTCGTTCAGTTCCTCCCGATGTGCCTGTGATTAGCGGCCAATCCAATGGCTCCATTATCGAAGTCTTACCAACGCAACGCACCCTCGAACTCATCTGTGAATCACGCAATGGGAAACCTGCAGCAACTATTACGTGGCTTCGGAACGGCAAGAAAATCACGACAGACGAAATAAAATACTCAATTCAGGATACTCCGAATAAGCGACAGAACGCCAGGAGTGTCCTGACGATAAAACCTAAACGGGAAGACAATGGTGCCACGTATTCTTGTCAAGCGATCAATTTTGCGCTCAGCAAACCGTTGGAGTCGGTCGTCCTGTTGAGCGTTTTACGTGAGTGGTTTTTGTTTGTGGCATCTTTtggagattaatttgttaaatAGTAACTGGCTGTGGCATCAAGGCATCTTAGCCCCTCACAGACACTTTCATGTTTTAAGTCTGCCAGCCCTTGAATAGAGTGTGGTTGAAGATTGTGGTCCAGGAGGGTCCTGGGAAGACTTTACCACTTTGGAACATAAAGATATCAACTAATGATCATTATTCTGGGTAAAAAAGcaaatttttaaaacaaaattttaaaacctCTATTTCAGATCCTCCAAGCCATCCGGTGATAACTGGTTACAAGTCAGGTGATGTCGTCCGAACAGGTGACAGGTTGACCCTGTCCTGTACATCACGTGGTGGAAACCCACTCGCCACAGTCATCTGGTACAAAAATGGCAAGGAGCTGGATGACGTCTATGACAAAAAGATGATCAATATGGCGGTGAATAAGTTGGAATTGACGGCACAACAGTCAGATAATTTAGCCAAGTATTCGTGCATTGCTAAGAATGTTGTGACGGAGAGTCCTATGGAGGCATCAGTTGTCTTGTCTGTGCAGTGTAAGTAAAACTTAACATATTGAAAAATGAAGTTTCGTTCTAAGTCTTTTAACTTGGTTTGCCGGGCTGCCCAACAACAAAAACTTCTAAacccacaactcttgaacccaTGGTTGAAGTGATGACTCATCCAAGTTACTTCTGCATGGGTCATATTAGAACCATGATGCATGATATATGAACTATGAGAACCATCACGGTGGTGCTCAAGGAGCAAATGAAAAGTGACCTGATTACTTCTCTCCAGTACTGCTCTAGAGAGCCTAGGAGCTGCTCATCCAGTCCCACTCGACGTGGGTGGATAGAGCATTCACCAGGCGGGATTTCCAACTCATCACTCCTGAAGTGGGATTGAAAGCACTCAATACTTACCAAGTTGGCACACTGCCCCATCTAGATCCACACCTATACAGATTAGCTAAAGTTGCATCTCTTCATCAAAAGGCCTGGTAATGTGTATGGTTTTCCTTTCTTTCAGTCGCCCCAGAGAAAGTCGTAATCACCGGTGAAACCGGAGCAAAAGCCGGTGAAAGCATCACGCTCACATGCGAGACAACTAACAGCAATCCTGCATCCACCATAAAGTGGTTTGCGAAAGGCCGCCAGCTAGGTGGTGACTCGTCAAGTATCATCCCGTCGCCAGATGGTGGATTCATCACACGGTCGCAAGTCACGGTAAAGCTGTCGGACTCGGAGAACAAGGTGATATATACGTGTCAGGCAACGAGCAGTGGGCAGACCATGGCGGTGGCTGATAGCGTCACGTTGGAGGTACAATGTAAGTgtgaaatatcaaaaacaaaaagCCCTGAATGTCGTTTTTGTATAGTTTTCGAGGTTTATTACATAAGGTGTACTGTATCCCCAATTATTTTGCTTGGCTTTAACATGCTGGCCATGGAGGATTATTTTTATGGGCTAGTGGTTTGTACGTTGGCCCCAGAGCTGGAAGTTATGTAGCGTTGAGCGTAGTGATGAACTGAACTCCACCACTAAGCCCATTTGAAACCTGTATCCACAACTTAATGTACCAAACAGAGGATCTTTTGCCCCCATAACCGtgcaaaatctttaaaattttcAGATCCTCCTGAAAAACCTGTCATATCCGGCTACAAGATTGGGACACCAATCAACGAGGGCAACATCCAGCGCCTCACGTGCGTGTCAGTTGGCGGCAATCCGCACGCCACCCTAACGTGGTGGAAGGGCAACACGGAGCTGCAGTCAAAGAACACAATTGTGGGAAATATCGCGAGCAGCGAATTGTCGATAAAGGCAGTGTCTTCGGACAATATGGCGGAGTATCGATGCAACGCGACGAATCCTGCAACCAGTGAACCTTTGATCAGTACAGTTGTGTTGACGGTTTACTGTAAGTGTCTGTTGTGAGATTATACTTACGTTTATGTATGTGACTTCACTGTCAtcaatttcctggtttacattAGATTATTGTACAGCATTCTATTGTATGATAAAAATGCAACACTGAGATTTAGGCATCCCTATTTCCAACATTAAATACTCtttgatgattttaaaaaccaGAAAGTCAACGAAGTTACCAAAATCATGATTGCATCAGTGCGTCTCTGCTGGTGTGCCAGTATTGCATATCTCTTAGACAATGTTAGACTCAAGATCTCTTATCCAGATATGTACCTTTTTGTAGAGGGCCATCAAAGTCATACTTTACTGTAAGTGTATCTCATGACTAATTCCCACCATGCTATCTCTTTCAGTCCCACCAAAGTCCCTTACAGTCACCACCGAACCCACTGTTGGCAAAGCCGGGAAACAGATGAAGATTATCTGTGAGACTGAGAGTTCAAATCCGCCAGCACAAATCACGTGGTGGAAAGATGGCCGAGAATTAGTCGGGCGGGGGAAAAATATCGGCATCATCGACGGTGCGTATGGTGGGAAAAGAACGAGGAATTCGCTGACATTGAGGGtggatgaagatgaccatgataGTGAGGTCTCTTGTGAGGCCTTGAACGATGAGTTGGAAATGTCCACCAACAGAAGGGTTCTGATAAGTGTGTTGTGTAAGTTTTTCCCCTCCTCTATCAATTTCATAGAACAAAATTACATTTCTAAAATGATCTGTAGCACAGTGGCTGTCATAAGCTTGGATCAAATTGTTTATACAACACAATCATCTTAGATTAATTTTCTTGGCCGTGGTGGAATCCGTGAGTGATCAGCTGCAGTGCTATGGAGTATGCTAGCATCATCTACTGAGTTTTAAAGCTAAAAAGAAGAAATTTTAGTGTTCCTGCTCAGGGACATAACAATTCTGAATGATGCTAGGTTGCTATAAGTGTACTTTGATCCTTAACATGCACAAGGAATATTATTTCGACATGCATATTAAATCCGACCATTTGAAAAACACTCTCTTTTATGCATCCACATTAATTGATTATTTTAATTTTGTAGTTGCGCCAAAATTCCCGAAAGACACTGCCAAGAAAGTGAGCATCCAGGAAGGCATGAACTACATCCTCAATTTGACAGCAAAGGCAAACCCTAAGAACACCTCATACACCTGGTACAAAGATGGCGTCAAGCTCGTCACGTCATCATTATGGCCGAATATCGTACCGATCGGCCCCATTTTGAATATGACGAGTATTCGGCGGTCGAACGGCGGGAAATATCTTTGCATGGCGCTAAATGACGAAGGGAGTGGTAATATTACCATCAACGTggatgtacaatgtaagtcTGTGCTTGTTTTACTACAATGCAGTTAGCTATTAAGCGCAGCACTTGTctgtctcgagggtgtcctttatagagaggttctactgtatttcaccCTTCATGATCAGCTGTAAAGATAACTTTGGTGATTTACGCTTTAATCAAATTTATTTCTCCACAGTCCCCGCCGAAATCTCCCGCCTCACTACTCCGGTCTACGTCGACCAGGGACAGACGGCTGCAATCGACTGTGAGGCAGAAGCGAACCCGATCACGGACGACATCATCACGTGGAGTCGCCCTGGATACAACATGAACAAGACGCTAACGAATACGATCGGTGGCGCGTCGAAACTTATTGTGTATAATTCGTCGAAGAAAGACAGTGGGAAGTTTCGTTGTACGGCAAATAACGGGATCGGAGACTCGTCTTCTTTCGATGCGGAGTTAGTCGTCAAATGTGAGCATTTGAAATTTCTGTGTCTTGCTTAAATCTGGGTTCTCCACACGGTTTtcgcaaggtagggtggtacccttgtaatccaagaagttttgccagtctGCAAAACAATGTAGGGTGACCAGCCATTTCAAGTTGGGGGCCCTATAGTATGGAAACCCTGCACAAAATTCTAGAGCCAGGTGAGGGCTTGAAGGAATTTATCGACACCTTTCATCATGTAATAATCGGTGTCAATCATTCAGcattaaaacaatgaatgaaattttcgaagtccaaatatttttttcactttatttttttctcaatgtttctgctcaaaatgaggaGAGATTATCATTTTTGGACTTCTAAAAATTTTTAGAATttttaactgatgaaaaacttCAACTCTGAAAGGATGATGGTGATGAATAATTTATATTTCTTAAAAACCTATCTTTTTAGATCCACCAGAGATTGACAAGTCTGAACGCCACATAAAGTTTGCCGCAGCGAAAGGAACAAGAGGAGAGTTGATTTGTCGAGCAGAGGGTGCTCCTGTTGTCACGTTCTTTTGGACGAGGGTAAGTTCATCTACACACTGGTCATAAATGACATACTTTCTACTTAGCACATGGATGTACTTGACGCTATATTGTCTTATAGAGTTTGCATGCAGACTCGTGCAACCCTTGTGCAGTCCCCTGATGAACGTGGCCAAAGCTCATTCCTGTGAGGTTGCTTAATTTAGAATACTACTGACTGTCGGCCTACTGTGTGTGTATTTGTTCACAGCAAATTCAAACTTCAAGATGgccacatcatgcatgtcaaatAAGCTTTTCAAAAGACATCATTTCGGTCCAAAACAAAATTGACTTTAGGTTCATAGTTTAATCCTAGTTCATTTTTTTATGAGACAACGGTGCGAGTTGATGTTGTCTTTCAGAGGGGGAATCATCATACAATCTTATTGATTTCATTTTGACCTTTCAGAATGGTGAAGATATTATACCACGTTATGGTTCAAGATATGAATTGGAGGGTAAAGAAATCGACTGGACACATCACTTAGGTTACCTGTACATTTCCAATGTGACTGACTATGACTATGGCATGTACCATTGTCGGGCCGTAAATAGCTTAGGAAAGGATACAGTAGCCATTAGCTTTGAGACGACAAGTAAGTATATGTGTGTGAACTTGCTTCTATGGTTACCTCTACACTGCCAATATGACTGACAGTGTCTATGGGACGTACCATTGTTAACAGACTAGGGAAGGATCATTGCTAGAAATAGTCTCTTCTTCACAATTCTTCCTGACTTCACAAGTAGAATGAATGTCACTGATTTTCTTCAAGTTTTGCCTGAACGTCAGTTTCATTTGAAAGTCCATTTTCTTTCCAGCGCGACCAGATCCCCCAGAAGATCTGCGCCACGTGAATTCAACCCACGATTCCATCACAGTGATGTGGACATCGGGATTCAATGGTGGGCTGTATCAGTGGTTCAGGATCAAGTATGAGGAGACACGCTCTATGGATCCACCGCTCCTTATCAACGTCAATCCGCCAAGCGCGAACATGTTTACTGTGCCAGGTATGTTGTTTGATTGAACAAATTCTCAAAAGTATTACAGAGTTTGAGAAAGTATTGCTCAATTAACTTCACTATGGGACACTCAATGCTTTCTGCGGCATCATATACGGCCATAATGCTAAGCCATGGATTGCAAAAACCTTTGCGCTAGAAAACCTCACTGTTAAAACTA is from Lineus longissimus chromosome 18, tnLinLong1.2, whole genome shotgun sequence and encodes:
- the LOC135502200 gene encoding nephrin-like isoform X3, which gives rise to MAKSLQSLFLILLTVYCQVQSFRVKPNDTIVVQGQTIILKCEVENQQGRVQWTKDGFALGFSRDVPGYSRYSMVGDESRGVYNLKIVNVALGDDALYECQVGPSSGHPPIKTRATLSVAVPPDVPVISGQSNGSIIEVLPTQRTLELICESRNGKPAATITWLRNGKKITTDEIKYSIQDTPNKRQNARSVLTIKPKREDNGATYSCQAINFALSKPLESVVLLSVLHPPSHPVITGYKSGDVVRTGDRLTLSCTSRGGNPLATVIWYKNGKELDDVYDKKMINMAVNKLELTAQQSDNLAKYSCIAKNVVTESPMEASVVLSVQFAPEKVVITGETGAKAGESITLTCETTNSNPASTIKWFAKGRQLGGDSSSIIPSPDGGFITRSQVTVKLSDSENKVIYTCQATSSGQTMAVADSVTLEVQYPPEKPVISGYKIGTPINEGNIQRLTCVSVGGNPHATLTWWKGNTELQSKNTIVGNIASSELSIKAVSSDNMAEYRCNATNPATSEPLISTVVLTVYFPPKSLTVTTEPTVGKAGKQMKIICETESSNPPAQITWWKDGRELVGRGKNIGIIDGAYGGKRTRNSLTLRVDEDDHDSEVSCEALNDELEMSTNRRVLISVLFAPKFPKDTAKKVSIQEGMNYILNLTAKANPKNTSYTWYKDGVKLVTSSLWPNIVPIGPILNMTSIRRSNGGKYLCMALNDEGSGNITINVDVQFPAEISRLTTPVYVDQGQTAAIDCEAEANPITDDIITWSRPGYNMNKTLTNTIGGASKLIVYNSSKKDSGKFRCTANNGIGDSSSFDAELVVKYPPEIDKSERHIKFAAAKGTRGELICRAEGAPVVTFFWTRNGEDIIPRYGSRYELEGKEIDWTHHLGYLYISNVTDYDYGMYHCRAVNSLGKDTVAISFETTTRPDPPEDLRHVNSTHDSITVMWTSGFNGGLYQWFRIKYEETRSMDPPLLINVNPPSANMFTVPGLKFATEYTLYVQAINKLGDSRFSQSAKCSTSSIPPKDEQIAQGDEVPLLIIVAVCAVAMVVLGLNVCLILYLIRRRKRKMQKGTPPQKEAEHDSQSNTIEMYAPPGSGNVYPNPLPEDTKTYSSYDRSLDDFNDDLYKSYHDDESDDTIVWFPRPDFSKSTCFRKYGGPLVVPDETYPLKGGGPYSPARSDISSTGTDSPHASLINSKSKKTYIDDSIVASNKVYNKAGSLPRNHHTNGPIENDYHDTVSKTRSLKRDREDANRNFSTFQNHTGQNHQNHINRTKTPPPPPVRSTSHPRGPHPAPPPYANEAQSSQRHLTPQSVNNGSVPPPPREIMAPSQLGRPQIYQMQGALV
- the LOC135502200 gene encoding nephrin-like isoform X5; translated protein: METCLILTSLVYILVLPTVYCQVQSFRVKPNDTIVVQGQTIILKCEVENQQGRVQWTKDGFALGFSRDVPGYSRYSMVGDESRGVYNLKIVNVALGDDALYECQVGPSSGHPPIKTRATLSVAVPPDVPVISGQSNGSIIEVLPTQRTLELICESRNGKPAATITWLRNGKKITTDEIKYSIQDTPNKRQNARSVLTIKPKREDNGATYSCQAINFALSKPLESVVLLSVLHPPSHPVITGYKSGDVVRTGDRLTLSCTSRGGNPLATVIWYKNGKELDDVYDKKMINMAVNKLELTAQQSDNLAKYSCIAKNVVTESPMEASVVLSVQFAPEKVVITGETGAKAGESITLTCETTNSNPASTIKWFAKGRQLGGDSSSIIPSPDGGFITRSQVTVKLSDSENKVIYTCQATSSGQTMAVADSVTLEVQYPPEKPVISGYKIGTPINEGNIQRLTCVSVGGNPHATLTWWKGNTELQSKNTIVGNIASSELSIKAVSSDNMAEYRCNATNPATSEPLISTVVLTVYFPPKSLTVTTEPTVGKAGKQMKIICETESSNPPAQITWWKDGRELVGRGKNIGIIDGAYGGKRTRNSLTLRVDEDDHDSEVSCEALNDELEMSTNRRVLISVLFAPKFPKDTAKKVSIQEGMNYILNLTAKANPKNTSYTWYKDGVKLVTSSLWPNIVPIGPILNMTSIRRSNGGKYLCMALNDEGSGNITINVDVQFPAEISRLTTPVYVDQGQTAAIDCEAEANPITDDIITWSRPGYNMNKTLTNTIGGASKLIVYNSSKKDSGKFRCTANNGIGDSSSFDAELVVKYPPEIDKSERHIKFAAAKGTRGELICRAEGAPVVTFFWTRNGEDIIPRYGSRYELEGKEIDWTHHLGYLYISNVTDYDYGMYHCRAVNSLGKDTVAISFETTTRPDPPEDLRHVNSTHDSITVMWTSGFNGGLYQWFRIKYEETRSMDPPLLINVNPPSANMFTVPGLKFATEYTLYVQAINKLGDSRFSQSAKCSTSSIPPKDEQIAQGDEVPLLIIVAVCAVAMVVLGLNVCLILYLIRRRKQAEHDSQSNTIEMYAPPGSGNVYPNPLPEDTKTYSSYDRSLDDFNDDLYKSYHDDESDDTIVWFPRPDFSKSTCFRKYGGPLVVPDETYPLKGGGPYSPARSDISSTGTDSPHASLINSKSKKTYIDDSIVASNKVYNKAGSLPRNHHTNGPIENDYHDTVSKTRSLKRDREDANRNFSTFQNHTGQNHQNHINRTKTPPPPPVRSTSHPRGPHPAPPPYANEAQSSQRHLTPQSVNNGSVPPPPREIMAPSQLGRPQIYQMQGALV
- the LOC135502200 gene encoding nephrin-like isoform X6, with the translated sequence METCLILTSLVYILVLPTVYCQVQSFRVKPNDTIVVQGQTIILKCEVENQQGRVQWTKDGFALGFSRDVPGYSRYSMVGDESRGVYNLKIVNVALGDDALYECQVGPSSGHPPIKTRATLSVAVPPDVPVISGQSNGSIIEVLPTQRTLELICESRNGKPAATITWLRNGKKITTDEIKYSIQDTPNKRQNARSVLTIKPKREDNGATYSCQAINFALSKPLESVVLLSVLHPPSHPVITGYKSGDVVRTGDRLTLSCTSRGGNPLATVIWYKNGKELDDVYDKKMINMAVNKLELTAQQSDNLAKYSCIAKNVVTESPMEASVVLSVQFAPEKVVITGETGAKAGESITLTCETTNSNPASTIKWFAKGRQLGGDSSSIIPSPDGGFITRSQVTVKLSDSENKVIYTCQATSSGQTMAVADSVTLEVQYPPEKPVISGYKIGTPINEGNIQRLTCVSVGGNPHATLTWWKGNTELQSKNTIVGNIASSELSIKAVSSDNMAEYRCNATNPATSEPLISTVVLTVYFPPKSLTVTTEPTVGKAGKQMKIICETESSNPPAQITWWKDGRELVGRGKNIGIIDGAYGGKRTRNSLTLRVDEDDHDSEVSCEALNDELEMSTNRRVLISVLFAPKFPKDTAKKVSIQEGMNYILNLTAKANPKNTSYTWYKDGVKLVTSSLWPNIVPIGPILNMTSIRRSNGGKYLCMALNDEGSGNITINVDVQFPAEISRLTTPVYVDQGQTAAIDCEAEANPITDDIITWSRPGYNMNKTLTNTIGGASKLIVYNSSKKDSGKFRCTANNGIGDSSSFDAELVVKYPPEIDKSERHIKFAAAKGTRGELICRAEGAPVVTFFWTRNGEDIIPRYGSRYELEGKEIDWTHHLGYLYISNVTDYDYGMYHCRAVNSLGKDTVAISFETTTRPDPPEDLRHVNSTHDSITVMWTSGFNGGLYQWFRIKYEETRSMDPPLLINVNPPSANMFTVPGLKFATEYTLYVQAINKLGDSRFSQSAKCSTSSIPPKDEQIAQGDEVPLLIIVAVCAVAMVVLGLNVCLILYLIRRRKRKMQKGTPPQKEAEHDSQSNTIEMYAPPGSGNVYPNPLPEDTKTYSSYDRSLDDFNDDLYKSYHDDESDDTIVWFPRPDFSKSTCFRKYGGPLVVPDETYPLKGGGPYSPARSDISSTGTDSPHASLINSKSKKTYIDDSIVASNKVYNKAGSLPRNHHTNGPIENDYHDTVSKTRSLKRDREDANRNFSTFQNHTGQNHQNHINRTKTPPPPPVRSTSHPRGPHPAPPPYANEAQSSQRHLTPQSVRSYIAYSTTSSFYHIQI
- the LOC135502200 gene encoding nephrin-like isoform X10 → METCLILTSLVYILVLPTVYCQVQSFRVKPNDTIVVQGQTIILKCEVENQQGRVQWTKDGFALGFSRDVPGYSRYSMVGDESRGVYNLKIVNVALGDDALYECQVGPSSGHPPIKTRATLSVAVPPDVPVISGQSNGSIIEVLPTQRTLELICESRNGKPAATITWLRNGKKITTDEIKYSIQDTPNKRQNARSVLTIKPKREDNGATYSCQAINFALSKPLESVVLLSVLHPPSHPVITGYKSGDVVRTGDRLTLSCTSRGGNPLATVIWYKNGKELDDVYDKKMINMAVNKLELTAQQSDNLAKYSCIAKNVVTESPMEASVVLSVQFAPEKVVITGETGAKAGESITLTCETTNSNPASTIKWFAKGRQLGGDSSSIIPSPDGGFITRSQVTVKLSDSENKVIYTCQATSSGQTMAVADSVTLEVQYPPEKPVISGYKIGTPINEGNIQRLTCVSVGGNPHATLTWWKGNTELQSKNTIVGNIASSELSIKAVSSDNMAEYRCNATNPATSEPLISTVVLTVYFPPKSLTVTTEPTVGKAGKQMKIICETESSNPPAQITWWKDGRELVGRGKNIGIIDGAYGGKRTRNSLTLRVDEDDHDSEVSCEALNDELEMSTNRRVLISVLFAPKFPKDTAKKVSIQEGMNYILNLTAKANPKNTSYTWYKDGVKLVTSSLWPNIVPIGPILNMTSIRRSNGGKYLCMALNDEGSGNITINVDVQFPAEISRLTTPVYVDQGQTAAIDCEAEANPITDDIITWSRPGYNMNKTLTNTIGGASKLIVYNSSKKDSGKFRCTANNGIGDSSSFDAELVVKYPPEIDKSERHIKFAAAKGTRGELICRAEGAPVVTFFWTRNGEDIIPRYGSRYELEGKEIDWTHHLGYLYISNVTDYDYGMYHCRAVNSLGKDTVAISFETTTRPDPPEDLRHVNSTHDSITVMWTSGFNGGLYQWFRIKYEETRSMDPPLLINVNPPSANMFTVPGLKFATEYTLYVQAINKLGDSRFSQSAKCSTSSIPPKDEQIAQGDEVPLLIIVAVCAVAMVVLGLNVCLILYLIRRRKRKMQKGTPPQKEAEHDSQSNTIEMYAPPGSGNVYPNPLPEDTKTYSSYDRSLDDFNDDLYKSYHDDETYPLKGGGPYSPARSDISSTGTDSPHASLINSKSKKTYIDDSIVASNKVYNKAGSLPRNHHTNGPIENDYHDTVSKTRSLKRDREDANRNHTGQNHQNHINRTKTPPPPPVRSTSHPRGPHPAPPPYANEAQSSQRHLTPQSGTYSRHHEYLC